The Paenibacillus tianjinensis genome has a window encoding:
- a CDS encoding S-layer homology domain-containing protein, protein MSLKKKLAVSTLAVSMAAASVAGFPFSSEGLAKHLTGVASAAAVDHNAVKAKITAIYNNLTATEVTYLQNYSKEVAGIDQAKFEDIFAPVLGKLQLNSEDKATSLKLFKSVSSVVYDVYASDFDVLKGIRYDVNNVKLFNNIAAKAKVDSLSFDDILDFFFATNGVEAELRALLGSKSTADMINLIGNPESQKTLVKDAVYKVLEHKTGVGALTVSDAVYNLGITADDLVQTFDNVNTQIKSAKPAAQALALAYIRTNPLVSGGGTGGGTTVTTPGATPGVYDVSALVSVVNGKATLKLVDADVLKAFDALLAANPGKTGLTLTLNLGTVTATTVEVPLSKAIIEAAKAKGIANIAVTFNGLTVTIPVGQFSDAVTLTVTTEADTTVTSITSLKLASKVYSFDLTVGGVATTTFKQPLTIKLPLVGAASLDKELLSVSKIVYGKLQFQGGVVDGDFIVEPRDTFSSYAVVENKVSFSDTASVQAWAGRQIQVVAAKGAIEGIGSGKFAPKSNVTRAEFAKMLIRALNLENSTATESFSDVSSTAWYAPYVAVAAEKGIITGRNASTFDPNATITRAEMATMISRAVKALKPAATADATALSKFSDAAKISASLKDGVAFAASNNLVIGNAGKFNPNATATRAEAAVIIYRTMNFK, encoded by the coding sequence GTGTCTTTGAAGAAGAAACTGGCAGTATCAACATTAGCAGTAAGCATGGCAGCAGCATCCGTAGCAGGGTTTCCGTTCAGCAGCGAAGGATTGGCTAAACATCTGACTGGCGTAGCATCTGCAGCAGCAGTCGATCACAACGCAGTAAAAGCCAAGATTACGGCAATCTACAATAACCTGACTGCAACAGAAGTAACTTATTTGCAGAACTATTCCAAAGAAGTTGCCGGAATTGATCAGGCGAAGTTCGAGGATATTTTTGCACCAGTACTCGGCAAACTGCAACTTAACAGTGAAGATAAGGCTACTTCCTTGAAGCTCTTCAAGAGCGTTTCCAGCGTAGTATATGATGTATATGCAAGTGATTTCGATGTTCTTAAAGGCATCCGTTATGATGTTAACAACGTTAAATTGTTTAACAACATTGCAGCCAAAGCGAAAGTGGACAGCCTCAGCTTCGACGATATTCTGGACTTCTTCTTCGCTACTAACGGCGTAGAGGCAGAGCTTCGTGCATTGCTGGGAAGTAAGTCTACTGCAGATATGATCAACCTCATCGGTAATCCGGAGTCCCAGAAGACCTTGGTTAAAGATGCTGTTTACAAAGTGCTTGAGCACAAGACTGGCGTAGGTGCACTGACTGTAAGTGATGCAGTATACAACTTGGGTATCACAGCTGATGATCTCGTGCAGACATTTGATAATGTGAATACGCAGATCAAATCCGCAAAACCTGCTGCACAGGCACTTGCTCTCGCCTACATCCGTACTAATCCGCTTGTTTCTGGTGGTGGTACTGGAGGCGGTACAACAGTTACTACTCCAGGTGCAACTCCTGGCGTTTATGATGTATCGGCTTTGGTAAGTGTTGTTAACGGTAAAGCAACATTGAAGCTGGTAGATGCTGATGTACTTAAAGCCTTTGATGCACTGTTGGCAGCTAACCCAGGTAAAACTGGTCTTACACTAACATTGAACTTGGGTACAGTGACCGCAACGACTGTAGAAGTTCCACTGTCCAAAGCGATCATTGAAGCTGCTAAAGCTAAAGGTATTGCGAATATCGCGGTTACCTTCAACGGCCTGACTGTTACAATTCCAGTCGGACAATTCAGTGATGCAGTAACTTTGACGGTTACTACAGAAGCTGACACTACAGTAACTTCGATCACTAGCCTGAAATTGGCTTCGAAAGTTTATTCCTTCGACCTGACCGTTGGTGGAGTAGCTACAACAACCTTCAAACAACCACTGACAATCAAGCTTCCTCTGGTTGGTGCAGCATCACTGGATAAAGAGCTTCTGTCTGTATCGAAGATTGTTTACGGCAAACTGCAGTTCCAAGGCGGCGTTGTTGACGGTGATTTCATCGTTGAGCCGCGCGACACCTTCTCTTCCTACGCTGTAGTAGAGAACAAAGTAAGCTTCAGTGATACCGCAAGCGTACAAGCTTGGGCTGGAAGACAGATTCAAGTTGTAGCCGCTAAGGGTGCAATTGAAGGAATCGGCTCCGGCAAGTTTGCTCCTAAGAGCAATGTTACCCGCGCTGAATTCGCGAAGATGCTGATCCGTGCACTCAACCTTGAGAACAGCACGGCAACAGAAAGCTTCAGCGATGTAAGCTCTACTGCATGGTATGCTCCATACGTTGCAGTTGCTGCTGAGAAGGGCATTATCACTGGACGCAATGCTTCAACCTTTGATCCGAATGCGACAATCACACGTGCTGAGATGGCTACAATGATCTCCCGTGCGGTGAAAGCACTCAAGCCTGCTGCAACTGCTGATGCAACAGCACTTAGCAAATTCTCGGATGCAGCGAAGATCAGTGCTTCCCTGAAAGACGGCGTAGCCTTTGCAGCCAGCAATAAC